TCGCTGTGTCAACAAACAAGACTGCCCTTTGGGGCGGTTGAAATTCAAAGGAACAGTGAAATGAACATCAAAGCCCTAACCCTTGCCGCCGCCGCTTTCTCAATCGGTTTCATCGGTGAAGTCGATCTGTCCGGCATCCAGCAAGGTGGTCCGGTCACTTTTCAAGTCAGCGAAGCAGATGCGCAAACAGCATCACGAAACACTGCACGTCGGACAGCCCGCCGTACGTCTCGTCGGCAAAATTCCTACGACTGATCTCTCATAGATTACTCACCCGGAACACTCAGAAACCAGCCGCCGAACCATCGGAATGAACCCGCGGCTTGACCAAATAAGGAATGAACCCATGAACATCAAAGCCCTGACCCTTGCCGCCGCCGCGTTCTCGATCGGCTTCATCGGTGAAGTCGACCTCTCCGGTATCCAGCAAGGTGGTCCGGTCACCTTTCAAGTCAGCGAAGCAGATGCGCAGACTGCCTCACGAAATGCTGCACGCCGCACCTCCCGCCGCACATCCCGCCGAGTAAACCGTCGGCATGATGCCTACGAAAACGCCACTGAGAACGACTGAACCCTAGCGGATCGCATTTCTCTAACACAACGAACACGCCGCTGACTTGCCAGGAACCAAGGCGCGGCCTGAAGATCAAAGGAAAATCCAATGAATACCAAAGCTCTTACGCTTGCCGCTGCTGCCTTTTGCGTCGGCTATGTCGGTGAAGTCAAAATCGACGACGTCCGCTCCGGAAGCCCTATTACAATTTCAGTCAGCGAAGCAGATGCGCAGACAGCAACACGAAACGCCGCACGCCGCACCGCCCGCCGCACGTCCCGACGGGTCAACCGCCGGCAAAACATCTCCGGTTGCTCGCCGTACAATGCCTATTACAATTGTGGTGGTGTGTACTATCAGGCCGTAACTGAGAACGGAACGACCGTTTATGTTGTCGTCAATCCGTGACGCATAGCTCAACTAAGATATTGATCGATCTTCAGGACCGCTCCGTCGGTCCTGCAGCCGTTTTCAAAAACGTGGCCGCCACAATTCTATATTCGGGTTCTATATCATTGGTTGATAGAACATTTTCTGTCCAAAGACGAATTTTCTCGCGCTAAATCACGGATCGCGGCGCGCACTTTTATCGAGCAAATTTCTCTGGGTTACAATGCGATCCACTCTTTTGTCTGCCCGAAAATCAGCCTTTAGACCGAGCACAAGTCCAAAAGATACGAGAACCCCAGCAACACGAAACAGCCAAAGGGCTCCAGTTACACCAAGAAGTTCTACGGCCCATGGAGCCCGATAACTGGTCCGGATATTGTCTGCATCCACGAAGAACAGACCAAACACGCATACGGAAAGTAGACAGATACCTAGAAGCGTGGTGCGCTTATGTTTTTTGAAAAGGGAACGGCTCAACACGTAAAGCTCCGAGCGAATTTTTGTATCGCCTTTACGATAACAATCAGAGGTTAGTGGAGAAATAATTCGTAAGCCGGCGGTTTGCGGTTTCTATCTGAACAAAGTGGTTTCACCGAAGTGCACTGGAATGCGTCCGGCCTCACCCCCGGATTCATGTTGTTAAAGAGGTCATTACCGCTGTTGCCGGCGCCGGTCGGCCTACGGACTCGTAGTACAAGTCAGGGCAGCCACGTTGATCCCCCCAATCCTTACCTGACCGCCCGAGCAATTGCAGGCTGTAGTGCTGGTAACAGGGTTTCCCTCAGTACAAAGCGCCTGACTGGCGGCTGGTTGGCTGCAGGTAGCCGCGGCACCGCTTGCTGAACAAGTTAGTGGGCCGCGCCCATTGCCTTGCGGTTGGCAGGATGCCGAGCAGCCGCTTGCCAAAGCTGCCCTTGTTGAGACCAGGGTTGGATCTTGAGACTGTTTTGTTTCTGCGGCAATGGCAACGCTTGATACAAAGCCTAGACCGAAGATGAGTAGAGATGCTCTAAACACTAAAAACATGGGTCCATTCCCCCTCACAGTATCGAGGAATTATTATACCATATATTGTATTTTCCGCATAATACTCTCATAAGTTACTATTGCGTCATCGAAAACTAAACCCGCCAGCGATCTTACCAGCGGGTTCCGTTTGGATTAAATTGTGCAATATGCGCGCATGCCTTCATGCTGGTAGCATCACCCCAAATTCAGCTCCTTGAAGAAGTCGTTGCCCTTGTCGTCGACGACGATGAAGGCGGGGAAGTTTTCGACTTCGATTTTCCAGACCGCTTCCATGCCAAGTTCCTCGAACTCGACGACTTCGACCTTCTTGATGCAGTCCTGGGCAAGCCGGGCTGCCGGGCCGCCGATGGAGCCGAGATAAAACCCGCCATGGGCCTGGCAGGCGCGGCGGACTTGAGCGGAGCGGTTGCCCTTTGCCAGCATCACCATCGAGCCACCGGCAGCCTGGAACTGATCTACATAGGCGTCCATGCGGCCGGCCGTTGTCGGCCCAAAGGAGCCGGAGGGCATGCCGTCAGGGGTCTTGGCGGGGCCTGCGTAATAAACCGGGTGGTTCTTGATGTAGTCGGGCAGGGGCTCGCCGGCCTCCAGCCGTTCGCGCAGTTTTGCGTGGGCCGCATCACGGGCAACGATCAGTGTTCCGGTCAGGGAGAGACGGGTCTTGATTGGATGCTTTGTGAGTTCCCCGAGGATCTCGGACATCGATTTGGTGAGGTCAATCTCGACGACGTCACCGCCCAAGTGATCATCGGTGATTTCCGGCAGATACTTTTCCGGATGCATTTCAAGCTGTTCCAGGAAAATTCCGTCCTTGGTGATCTTGCCGACGGCCTGACGGTCGGCGGAGCAGGACACGGCCAGACCGATCGGCAGGGAGGCGCCGTGGCGCGGGAGGCGGATCACGCGGACGTCGTGGCAGAAGTATTTGCCGCCGAACTGTGCGCCAACGCCGGTTGCCTGGGTCAGCTTGTGGATCTCTTCCTCCATCGCGAGATCCCGGAACGCATGTCCGGCTTCCGAGCCTTCGGTCGGCAGGCCGTCGAGATAGCGGGCTGACGCGTATTTCGCCGTCTTCAGGTTCATCTCCGCTGAGGTTCCGCCGATGACGATCGCCAGGTGATAGGGCGGGCAGGCCGCTGTCCCGAGCGTCAGGATCTTTTCCTTCAGGAAGTCGATCATGCGGTCGTGGGTCAGGAGCGACGGTGTTCCCTGGAAGAGGAAGGTCTTGTTCGCAGATCCACCGCCCTTGGCCATGAACAGGAACTTGTAGGCGTCCTCGCCTTCTGAATAGAGCTCGATTTGCGCCGGCATGTTGTTCTTGGTGTTTTTCTCCTCGAACATGGAGATCGGCGCGAGCTGCGAATAGCGCAAGTTCTTCTTGAAATAGGCATCGCGCGCACCTTCACCGAGCGCTGCCTCGTCGCCGCCGGAGGTCCACACACGGCGGCCCTTCTTGCCCATGATGATCGCCGTGCCGGTGTCCTGGCACATCGGCAAGACTCCATGGGAGGCGATGTTGGCGTTCTTCAAGAGATCAAAGGCGACGAACTTGTCGTTTTCAGTGGCTTCCGGATCATCGAGGATCTTCTGCAGCTGTTCGAGGTGCCCCGGGCGCAAAAAGTGGTTGATGTCCTTGAAAGCCTCTTCGGCAAGAAGGCGCAGGCCTTCCGGCTCGACGACCAAAACTTCTTCGCCGTTAAATTCGGCTGTTTTAACATGGTCAGAGCTCAGCTTGCGATAGGGCGTCGTGTCTTCGCCTTGCGGGAAGAGGGCGCTGTGCTGATAGTCTGGCGGGGTGACGGGCGCGTTCATGCAAAAAAGCCTTCCTGATCTGGCTAGGCGCTGACGGATCAGCCCTGGCAAAAGGTCTGTGGCGTGTTCTTAAGCAAAAAGACCGCGAACGCCAAGCGCCGCGGTCTCATGATTTGGTCTGATCGAGGAATTGTCAGCGGGTCGCTGTCAGATTGAGCGTGACAGTGACAGCATCGCCGACGGTATCTGTTCCGACACCGGATCCAAGGCCGTATTCAATACGGTTTAAAGTCGCCACGCCATTGGCTGTGGCGGTGTCGCCATTGATAGCCAGTGTAAAGTCCAGGACGAGCGGCATGGACACGCCCTTGATCGTGAGCGTTCCGTTTGCCCGGTAACTGTCGCCTTCCACCCGTTCGACGCTGTCGGCGGTGAAGGTCGCGTCCGGAAACGCGGCGGTGTCAAACCAATCGCCATTCGGCAGGGTCCCGTCAAACTGGGCGTTGCCGGTGGAGGCGCTGGCCGGACGGATGGTTGCCGAAATATCGGCGTTCTCCGGCGCGTCCGGGTCAAACTCGATTGAAGCGTCCCAGGAGGTAAATCGTCCTGTCAAAGCGCTGCTGCCTTGCTGGACTTCGAACCCAAGTGTGCTCTGCGCCGGGTCAACGGTCCATGTCGCGGCAAGCGCGGGCTGCACGGTCAGGAAAGACAAGGTGCAGCTGATGAGTGCAAGTGATTTCAGTGTCATGCTTTGGCTTTCTCAGAATGTGATTTAAGCGCGTTTTGGGCCGGCTCGGTTGATGTCATCCGCTTCAAGGTGTCGTCCTTCGCAATGAAGTGGTGCTTCAGTGCGGCAGCGATGTGAACAACCACCAGGGCGATTAACAGATACGCACCGTATTCATGGAGGATCATGAAAAAGGTTTCGGCCTGTTCTTTTGTTCCAAGGGCCTCCGGATACGGCAGGTGTGGGATCGGCAGAACGTTGAACACCACTGTCGGGATGCCCCAGGGCGATGCTGACACCATGAACCAGCCTGTGATCGGCATTGCGAAGATCAGGGCATAGAGCCCAATGTGGCCGAGATGAGCTGCAAGTTTTTCAAGAGCCGGCATTTCAGCAGGCAGTTTCGGCGAAGGATTTGCCAGACGCCAAATCAGTCTGAATGCTGCAAGGGCCAGAACGACAAAGCCGAATGACTTATGCAGTTGGTAGAACTGAAAAAGGTTCGGGTCGGTCTGCGGCAGCTGCTTGAGATAAAGTCCGAAGGCGAGCATGCCGATTATCAGCAGGGCCATGGTCCAGTGAAAGAAAATGGCTATCCGGCCATAACCGGTTGGCGTATTGCGATACATGGCGGTTTCCTTCGGCAAACGGGAAGCCTCAACAAGGCTCCCCGCATCTTCGCGGATTAGTTTGTTGCGGCAGTCGTCAGCGTTTCTGTGTGGAACGTGATCGTGACCTCGTCACCTACATAGGGCACGAACATGTCCATGCCGAAGTCAGAGCGTTTGATCACGGTGTTTACGGCAAAACCAACCGATTCCTTCTTCGCCATCGGATGCTCACCCATTGCCTTGACATCAACGGTCAGGGTCGCCGGCTTCGTGATGCCTTTGATGGTGAGATCGCCGGTGACTTCAAGTTGCTTCTCCCCGGTTTGTTCAACGCTTGTGCTCTTGAAGGTCGCTTCCGGGAACTTCTCAGCGTCAAAGAAGTCGGCGCTCAGGAGGTGCTTGTCGCGGTCTGCCCAGAATGTATCGAGGCTGCCGATCTGAATGGTGAACTCGATTGAGGAATTGGACGGTGTTTCCTTGTCGATCAGAAGGGTACCATCCCAGTCACCAAAACGGCCATCGGTGGTGGAGTAACCAAGGTGATCGTACGTGAAGGACAGGTTGGAGTGGGATTTGTCGAAGTCGAACGCAACAGGTTCGGCGACAGCAGCGCCAGCGAGAACGGACAGGGCGAAGGCAGATGTAGCAAGACGGATCATTTTGGAACCTCATCAATAAGTCTGTTGAAGACGTTCCATCGGGAACGCTGATCCATCACATAAGCTGTATTTCAAAAGCTGCAATTTGACTGACTGTTCATTCAAGGTGAACAATTTGTCATAATGTCGCCGGATGGTTCGGGAAAACGACTCGTCGAATTATCGAGAAGACTGGAAGTTTCTGTGAGATCCACAACTGCGCTCGGCAACAGTTAATAGTGACCAAAGCGGCCGCTTTTGACCTTGAAACAATCTATGGTTTGATGAACGTGATATGTGTCATGAAGGCATCAAAGTCTTCAGGCATTCCTTTCGTGTCTCGGTCGCTCGAGATTCGTTTCCCTTCAACATCGCTGGTGC
This window of the Roseibium alexandrii DFL-11 genome carries:
- a CDS encoding YceI family protein is translated as MTLKSLALISCTLSFLTVQPALAATWTVDPAQSTLGFEVQQGSSALTGRFTSWDASIEFDPDAPENADISATIRPASASTGNAQFDGTLPNGDWFDTAAFPDATFTADSVERVEGDSYRANGTLTIKGVSMPLVLDFTLAINGDTATANGVATLNRIEYGLGSGVGTDTVGDAVTVTLNLTATR
- a CDS encoding cytochrome b, with protein sequence MYRNTPTGYGRIAIFFHWTMALLIIGMLAFGLYLKQLPQTDPNLFQFYQLHKSFGFVVLALAAFRLIWRLANPSPKLPAEMPALEKLAAHLGHIGLYALIFAMPITGWFMVSASPWGIPTVVFNVLPIPHLPYPEALGTKEQAETFFMILHEYGAYLLIALVVVHIAAALKHHFIAKDDTLKRMTSTEPAQNALKSHSEKAKA
- a CDS encoding YceI family protein, whose protein sequence is MIRLATSAFALSVLAGAAVAEPVAFDFDKSHSNLSFTYDHLGYSTTDGRFGDWDGTLLIDKETPSNSSIEFTIQIGSLDTFWADRDKHLLSADFFDAEKFPEATFKSTSVEQTGEKQLEVTGDLTIKGITKPATLTVDVKAMGEHPMAKKESVGFAVNTVIKRSDFGMDMFVPYVGDEVTITFHTETLTTAATN
- a CDS encoding fumarate hydratase, coding for MNAPVTPPDYQHSALFPQGEDTTPYRKLSSDHVKTAEFNGEEVLVVEPEGLRLLAEEAFKDINHFLRPGHLEQLQKILDDPEATENDKFVAFDLLKNANIASHGVLPMCQDTGTAIIMGKKGRRVWTSGGDEAALGEGARDAYFKKNLRYSQLAPISMFEEKNTKNNMPAQIELYSEGEDAYKFLFMAKGGGSANKTFLFQGTPSLLTHDRMIDFLKEKILTLGTAACPPYHLAIVIGGTSAEMNLKTAKYASARYLDGLPTEGSEAGHAFRDLAMEEEIHKLTQATGVGAQFGGKYFCHDVRVIRLPRHGASLPIGLAVSCSADRQAVGKITKDGIFLEQLEMHPEKYLPEITDDHLGGDVVEIDLTKSMSEILGELTKHPIKTRLSLTGTLIVARDAAHAKLRERLEAGEPLPDYIKNHPVYYAGPAKTPDGMPSGSFGPTTAGRMDAYVDQFQAAGGSMVMLAKGNRSAQVRRACQAHGGFYLGSIGGPAARLAQDCIKKVEVVEFEELGMEAVWKIEVENFPAFIVVDDKGNDFFKELNLG